From the Hevea brasiliensis isolate MT/VB/25A 57/8 chromosome 13, ASM3005281v1, whole genome shotgun sequence genome, the window ctaatcaatttaaagtgtatattcatattctacatacctaattcacctcaaatagtaattcaaaacaatcaaactcattcataacaaATCCTAACCCTAGCTAGACGAATTTCACATTTGGTCCTCcaacaaatattttcttttgattttgagttaaactctaagttacttgagctaaacgcacaaataagaaaccaaaatttcaaagtaaattgcttacctccacttgaacttcactcaaccaatttcttctctttttccttctttctttcttgctcaagcttcttctcaaggttTAATAACAACTTTTCTTTAAGAGAAGTAAGGGATTTAGGGTTAAAtttagggtttagaaagcttgacattaagctttcatggtggaaatttgagagagaattaggggagagaaagagagagagagagagagagagagagagagctacagaaatggaagaagatgggtccttttattttaattttttttttcattttatgtgtatttatgcaaaatttgacttagtcaaattgattaattaaattaaaattaattttgatgtcatatcttatgtcatttggtgatgtcattattcaaaatttcttttctttttcttttttctttatttttttattagttctttaatttaattcttgatcccgaaattttcttttctccaattttattggacagttaggtcaggagtcagctctaagggtgaattgaccaaattgcccctcaccggttcgatccgatttgtaagttattcaatatttctttcggatccctgacctaattatttgacctgcttaacaattcttttcgtgattttctcttttccactatgttcacaatagtcctaaggaccgcagcgtcacattttacgattcgaaatttgagtttagatcgaCCTCATAGTCCTTCCCgaaaaagtcacccatcgctgtgactcccagctcatttaacttcttgtgttctgtttttcttcttcgTACTTaaatatttgacaattactaattatttgtattcagggcttatttaagtgtcttagacgtggttctacttctattaattgtccagatcgacaccggtcaccggaacattgaaatataccaggctatacaaataggagtgttacagagATAGCTCTTGACCTATCTCGCCTTGTCGAGAAAAATCATTCTTTAAGAATGTCACACATCGTGATTCAAATTCAGTTACCATATCACTATCTTGTTCACTTATAAATACATGTCCTTTTGATTGATCTGAGTATCTTATTAACGTACATTTCCTTCCCCTTTAACTTAATTTTCCATATTTATCGGAAGGATTGTTAACAAAAATCATCACACCCCCAAGGTTTAAAAAAACTCTAAAGTTTGGGTTTTCTAGTAACTCATACAAAGTTGTAGTAACTAATTTAGATGAAACTCGGTTAAGAACAAATGTAGTGGTAAGCTATATATCACCCAATAGGTAATATTAACAGTCTCTAACTCTTTTAGGACATATTGAATTTTCATattcatatataaatataaactaatataAGACAATATGCAATAAAGCTTAAATTCGTATATATTAAAATCTTGTGCAATAATTAATTATGCCAACACTTATTTCACAGTAGATTAGAAGCGAAAATTTACTACATTTTCAATCATCATCTAAGATTCTAATGTGCAATAAGGTTAACCTAATTAATCATGCAAGGAGCTATATTAttaaattactaaaattaaatattaaataaattattatttaatgtttaatatttaaatatttaataatacacAAATACACATATATATGTCTTATATGCAtagttatttatatataaataacttCGTAAAGACAACtacaaaaatatatataatagcaCAAGTGAAATAAAACAACACAAAATTCATATtcatgtcatatatatcaaataaaaaatttaatttaacctCTAATCCAAACAGAGATATAAACTTCTAAAAACAAATTGAGaagataaattaattttcaataattcaattaaaatcatcaaaatattaattttagtttgcCCCATGTATTTtagaaaacttttttttttctaaaatataaatgaattaaacacttttaattttatttcctaatcatattattagaaatattaattCCAAAACAACTTTAGAATTAATACAATTAATCTTAATGAGATCAATCAACActgattttaattgaatttatcaaattaattataattgccAAAAAAAGATTGCCACTTAATCTTAGAAAACaacttttccaaaaaaaaaatattgaattaaataatttcattcaataatttatttttcaattgtccttaaatattaattttagaaattaattgctaaaattaatattgatatattaaacattttaattcaataccaataaattaatttgtcattgaattaattctaaaaactaatttctaaaattaatatagaATTAAACAATCTAATTCTAATACCAAATAATTTACATGCTATTGTATTAAtactagaaaataatttttatagaattaatttaaatcaaacaattTAGTCTATATCcctatttgatgagaattaaaattacaaatatgaATTAACAATTTCATTCGATTTCTAATTCATTGAGGATtaaaatcttaattttatttgaattaaaataatttaactcAAAtcctaattgaattaaaattaaatttgtaattttattaaGTCAAAAAGAAGGCCAAGTGGAAGGAGTggcttttttgtaattttgtaaaaACTTCAAGGCAAATAGGTAGTGGCATTTGATTTTGGAGAAAAAAAAGGTCATGGCAAAACTGTAATTTTGTCGAAAGTGAGGGGCATGGCTTAAAAcgccttcttcttcctctttcctcTTGGTTCTACAAAAAAATCGTATGCTCCATGAAACTAGCCACTGCCAGTGCAGTGGCAATTGCTGGCCTTGCTACTAGTCTACTAGCTTTTTTTCAGATACGAcaacaaataaaatatttataaaattatttatttaaatttaaatttatttaatatttttaaaatttaaattcattttaaatttaattaaaatttattatcaactaTTCGAATTCAttctttatttaattattattattaaaaaaataaatttatttaattttatatattttaattaatattatatattaaaaattattttaattaataatttatgtttaaaaatttaataattctataaaatatttaaattttattttatatataataaaatatataaaaaattataaatattattataaaatatatattttatatttaattaaatatttacataaatatgtttaataatatatatctaacatataaaatttgaatctgttatgaatattattttttaaatttaaaattttttaaatttaattatatactatCCAAATTCGTCTTATTAGAATTTAATTAGATATCTATAAAAATTTGACTCGTTTTCATCTCTATCTTCTTCGGCTATAGCTAGGCCAACGACAGTGCTAGCTTAAGCCAACAACCATGAATAGAACCCCAGCCCTGCGCAACGTCCCTAGATCTTGGAATAATTCCAGATGCAGCACCACATCGATGATAAGTCTAGCCAACAGAGAATAGCATCACCGACGACATGCGCATGACAGGCACACAATAGATGGGTTGGAAACGATCCCTTGCTTTAGTGCAATGGTTCATGAAGAGAATTTCCAAATTCATTTTCTCaagatttaatttttcttaagaataaaaactgaaaaataaaatttctagcattaaaaagaaaataacaaaGATCATGAAGCTCTGGAATCAATATTTTAGAACAATTCTAGAATGCCAATATAATAAAATCCAAATccgaaaattaaaaaatttatcaattCATAACCATATTTTAACACATGCGAAatctgaaaaattaaaaatcaaatttggaAAAATAAAACCACATGTCCAAAAAAATAGGAAACCTTCATATTACATTATTTAATTCATAAATCAACACCAACATCAGTAAGAAAacatgccataaataaattacacatgttaaTTAGATTAAAAATAAGTGTTTaaactctgataccaataaaaaaaaattcataaatttaacatGTGAATTCTCATTACTCATGTTTATATATTAACTCAAATATCCATCATAATTGTTATCATAATTGTTTCATACAGTTAACCATGTAATCATATGTTTAGGATAAATTTTAACCATCTCTAAACTTATATGGTAGTAAcattattctttaattttaaaatataacataaaatctctttaacttttaaattttacatagtaaaatatacctctaactttcaattattgattttctAGTTAGATGCTGACGTAAACAGATCCAACGTTGTGCTTAgtcagttttttttttctttcttgtgcaaagtataaaattattctctttgcatatgaaaaattattttttctacaAAGAGTAgaaggattcaatttacacatgtcttgaaagaaaaaagaaaaatgatgaCTAAGCGTTACGTTGGAGCTGTCTAGATCAATGTCTAACTGAAAAACGGTGATCgaaagttagagggattttactgtgtaaaatttaaaagttgagagaattttatattataattttaaattgaagGACTATAGTATTACAGCTATATAAGTTCAAGGATGATTGTTAAAATTTATAACACTTATTTATGATAATGAATTATATAAATAAACCATAATCTAGATATACACCTTATTTACCGAGATGAAATgagtattataataaaattgaaaaaaaattatggataattttttttctacaaataatttttttttctctcaagtAAATTTTGCCTTTTGCAAGTTAAAATCAAATTGTTTTATAATTCCACTTTTTTCTCAtatgtttttttttcttaatttttaacttattaatatcattttttatttttaacttgtTGATATAACATTCagcattaaaatttttaatattataaataatttgatatatatatatatatatatatatatatatatatatatatatatattaaacaaagaaattaaaaaatattaagattaaaaattttaaatttttataaattttaaaattaatttaaatgataaaaatatagaattaaaaataatttaaataataaaagatatttttaaaaattcaatatTATTCTTTTCTATATATGATAAATAGATATaggttatatataaaatatagattatagatatttgaatatttttctatAGAATATGTCAAATAAACGTTTTAAGTAATGCGTTGAAGAGATAAAttaatctaaatattttttattttttattttttatttttgaaaaaaggCAGCTAAACTCAAGGCATGAATGAACGGGCGAGATGAGAGATGTGATTCAGATTAACCATGATTAGAGAAAACGATGATTGATGATAATGGTGATGATGAGATGATCCTATAATTCTCAAAGCTTTTGCATAAAATAGGAAGTGAACGCCTTCAACAACTCATTCTCTTCCAGTTCTCAGGAGAGACAGATTGAAAACAAACCCTAGGAAAAAAATGTCAGACGAGGAACACCACTTTGAGTCCAAGGCCGATGCTGGAGCCTCCAAGACCTATCCTCAACAAGCTGGTACCATTCGCAAGAATGGCTACATCGTTATCAAGAATCGTCCCTGCAaggttttatttatttcttttttggaTTTTGCATCTGCTAATGTTTTATTTTCACCAGATCTCTAATGGGTTAATTCTCTGTTTTCTATAGTTTAATGCAAGAAATTATTGTAAGGTTTGTGTATTTTGTTGTGGGACTTTGTGCACATGAAATTCTATGCTTTGTGGTTAATTTTTGGTGGTAGTTTCTAGAGGCAACAGGAAGGTAACACCTTGGATCTCCTATTTGTAATTTTGCATCAGGAAATCAGATTCTGATATAAGCAGCTCAAAAATCCTGTAAAAGTTTTGAGGTTCACATGGTGCATGTGTGTGATGCCTTTCATCTGTTTCTTGGATTTACATTAGAgaactgaccaatgaaatagaTAATCATGGTTGATGTACTTTTGGCAAATATGTGAGCTAGCTGGCATTATATTACCCTTCTGGATGTTGATTTTGGCCTCTTTCACCAACATGTCTCATGTTGAATGAAGGTGTGAAATGCATCCCTTTGGAAACTTGCATAAAAAGGATACTATCTCATTTATGTGTCATTTTGCATCTAATTCTGATTTATACATACTGCAATTTTGCCTCTTATAAAGAATTGATATGATTGGATTAATGATAAAGTTTGTTCATTTGAAAAATTTTACAGCCAATTCTCTACTTTAGGGAAGCATGTAGAGATTTATCATGGTGGCAGGTTGGTTCACGCAATGGCACAGTAGTCATGAGGTGCCATTTGTTATGCAAGCTAAATATGGGCTTCCATTGCCAGTTTTCTCTGAGTTGGGAAGCTATTGCTCTAGTATTAAATAGCTTCTACACTGCCCTTCATTTTACTGCTGTCTTGTAGTCTAACATTCTAAATCAATCTTACTTATAGGTCGAGGCCAAAAAGTGCTAGTTTTTGTAGAAGAAATAATGGAATATGTGACAGCTTATAGAAATCTCTTTACCGTAGCAGTGTCAATTTTAAATACTTTATAATTTGTAACCTTATTGTATTGACTCCTTTTAATCCCCTTGAAAACAGGTTGTGGAGGTTTCAACATCAAAGACAGGGAAGCACGGTCATGCTAAGTGCCACTTCGTTGGAATTGATATATTCACTGCAAAAAAACTTGAAGATATTGTTCCTTCATCCCACAATTGTGATGTAATACATATATACCATTCTTTACTTATTTTGCTTCCTTTATTTATGTTTTCATAATTTACAACTAAGTTCTTGAGTGTATCAAAATCTACAAGTTAGTTCCTGGTTTGTTTTTGAGTTACGATTTGGTCCTTAAATTTAAATTCCGTTGACAAATTAGTCTCTGCCATTAACTACTTTTCAATTTGAAACAATTTAATCcttgaaattttgttttattaGCAGAATAGTCCCtacatctaaattttatatttaaataattatttattttatatttaaataattttagataattatttaaaataattttatgtaattatttaaatataaaatttaaatttatgtactATGTTGCTAATAAAATACAATTTTAGGaactattttgttaataaaacaaaatcttagggattaaattgttttaaattgaaaaacAATTAATGGAGTTAACGGTGAATTTAGACAGTAGAGACTAATTTGTTaacagaattaaattttgaggaccaaattgttaataaaaaatatattagaaactAATCTTTGAGTTTTCTATACCTGACGGACTTAATTGTAAATTACTCTTCATGTTTTTAGTTTTCACGAAAAATTACTTGGCTGGTTGATCTTCCACTTCTATTGTTTTTTTGTGTTTCACAGGCTCCCCATGTTAATCGTACTGATTATCAGCTGATTGATATCTCTGAAGATGGTTTTGTAAGTTTGTTCAGTTGCATAGTTTTCAAATGACTGTTTGAGGGAATACTGATTCATTTTGATTTAGCTGATTGTTATATTACCTGTTTATTGGGACAAAATGATTACTTTGACCAGTAGCTCATCTATCACAATAGCACACTTTCTTTATTATGATTTTTCCTCCTATTAATGTTCCTTTCTACTGTTTGAACTTTTAATATGATTACTTTTGACTTCGCAAACTTCGCTGTGATCGCTTTTTAGAGAAGAAGCAGGGAGTTCTTAAATTTCACTAGCGAGTGTGAAAGTATGTGGATCTCAAAGTAATGGTTTTTAAATTTATCTGAAACTCTAAACTTAAGTGTTAAGAAGTAGAAAAAATTACAGCTATAAACCAGGTGGAATGGAAGacaagaatccatatagccgactttAATTGGCTAGGGATTGAGGCTTAGTTGAGTTCTCATGCAAATTAGGTGTTGCTCTATTTTTAGGAAGTTCAAAGAACACTAGACAAAATGGCCAACAAAATGGCCAAACATACATTATCTAAAAGGAAAAATTAGAATAACAGTTGCATTGTCGAGGATTAAGGTTTGGTTGACTTTAGTTGCATTGACTCTAGTTCTTCTAAACGTAGTTATCTTAACTAATTGTGATTCAATGTCCTATAGGTGAGTCTTCTGACTGAAAGTGGAAACACCAAGGATGATCTCAGGCTTCCCACCGATGAAAATCTGCTCAGCCAGGTATCACACGTGCATTTCTTTTTCTAGTGCTTGCATAGATGCCCTTGTACTTGGtcataaagtttttttttatggACTTCATCTTTTTCTCCATGGAGTGTGTTTATTTTGCTGTCCAAAAACTGAATTTATATTATTGTGTACATAGATTAAAGATGGGTTTGCTGAGGGGAAGGACCTTGTGGTGACCGTCATGTCTGCAATGGGAGAGGAGCAGATCTGTGCCCTCAAGGACATTGgtcctaaaaattaaaaatgatacTATAGCATTAGCTATAGCTGATGGTGAAACAGTCTTTATGTTTGCTAACAGGGAATTTTTATCTGCTAAGCATATGTTCAACAAACTTTTATTAAGACAAGTATTTTAGCTGTGTAATCAAGAATGATAAGGCTTGTAATGAGGGAGGTGGAGAAGAGAACCAAGCTTTTCGTTTCCTGATGGAGGGAACTTGGTGTTTCGGCAGGAaggaatatatataaattttactgtTTTATATATTCTTCTGGTACTTTGAGATAAATTAAGGTATGTATCAAAACCATGACCCCCATTTGTTTTCTAGTTAAATTTCTGATGATGATAGCTATAAAAGCCAACTGATGTTTGTAATTTTTTAGTAGAGACGTGTTATCTCTTGTCGAGAGTTCGATTAGCAAACTATATTATTTAAACATATGGAAGATCATGGATTATGTGGAAAATGATTTAGACATCGATTTTATCCTCATCTGGGTTTCTTGCCCATCATTTTTAAGTTGGATGGTGTTTTCTAGGGTTGAAATTCGGGTAGGAGCTTTAATAGTGGCATTTGGGATTGTAAAAGCATCATCCTTTGAATTTGGTCTTGAAGAGATGTGGAGGCGAAGCCAGGATGTTGTTTTTCTTGTTCTAATGGGATAAAATCATCAACCAACTCACTGAACCCTTGAACCCACTATGCTGTTCCAACGGGGTGGCACTGGCAATAAAGGGTGTAGTGGTTTATCTTGTTCTTTTTAGGACTGGCTTCAAGGGTTCCGGGATTCTCTTCTAAGTTGGTTTATAGGTTTTGTTTTCTCCTGTGTGGGTTGGTCTTATTAATGATTTGAAAACATGCCTTAGATGGCCGGTATATAAATTAGGATGTTATGACATAATTAACCCTATTGCCTTTATATTtggaaaaacaaatgaaaaaattattaaattttggttTTGTTATGCATCTTTgtccttttgtttatttttgtcaATTTAGTGTATAATGGTAAAAATTTAGGGAAAATTTAGTGATAAAAGTACTTATGatagtaaaatttaaaaataaattatttatttattatatgagattaaagtttaattattattattgtttcaaAATACAATGACGCAAGtgttaattataatataacaCAACCGAAAAAAATAAGAGTGTGCTAAATAAAGCTTGGCTTTAGCTTAAATTGAAAATGCGCCTAAcaccaaaaaataaaaatttatcagTAACACTGGATTGTGAGATTAAAAATTGACTTCCGTTAGCcgaagtagaagaagaaaaagaaaaaagagaacagAATTATCTAGCTTCGCTTTGCATGCCAATTAGCAAGTACAACATAAGAATTCGAGGATGGGCAATGCAACTCATATAGTGGTACTAATGTCGCCTTCAGGTTGTCATATTGTAaaataatgatgatgatgatgatgatgaagatgatgAACATTCCCTTCTGGAATGATGGATTCAATAATAAAACAGCCCTTCAATCATCAATctaacaaattttcttttcttggtCATTAGAACCACAATAAAATGTACGAGTATTGACCATGAATTACAAATACCTTCTCTGACTGCTCATGGTAATAAGGTTGAGGACAGGTTGCTTTAGGTTTGATTCTATACTAGGATAATAATCACGATGCatatcattcatcattcacaaacCATCACAAAGACTTGATCACTGGGTGGCTGCTTCAATGGAAATACCATTTGTTACTAAGTCTTTGTTTTTGTTTCTTCCTTTTTCACTTTATCCTAGCTGAAAGCATTGAGCAACTCCTCACTTGAGAAAAACTTTGAACAGAACTCCTAAATGCCTCTGGTCTTGGGCTACATAGGAGATACCTTATCAAGAAAACACAAATATTAACTTTCCCTTAAGCAGTTTTTCATCATGTGCAAAATCAGTATGACAAAAATATTATGCTTATTTTTTCTATTGGTCATGTCGTTCAATGCTAATTTGTTATCAGCTTTGCTCATTTTTAAGAACGCAGCAATACAACATTGTATTTTAtgctaattattaaattaaattatataatgggATAGAGACATCTATTCACGAGTGAACGGTAAAAGGGTTTATTTGCAAGTGAGATTAACAATTAGGAAAGAGAAAAAGGGATAAAGTAGTAATTTCATACTTTGCATGTGAAAGGGATGATTTCTAAAACAAAATTAAAGTTGAAGGATTTTCTTGtaacaaattaaagtttagagatgaCCATGAATACTAAAGTTCAGGGATGATAAAGTAAAATTACCCTGATaacaaaaaaaattcattttctaAACCGAAGGGTGTAACTTGAACCTCTGCACAGCTTACAACCATAATAGCCAGAAATTTTGCTTAGTGCCAACAAATATTTGCTTATTCAATCTACTGAATTTTATTACAAATTGCAACTCCTTCCATAAATTTAAATTACATGAAGAAGAGTATAAGCAATTATTTGAGAAATATATATACATGCAATACACAACAAAATTCTTAGATAAGTTCCAGCATCTGGTGAGAAGAAATATATTATAATTGCATCACCAAGCAATTTATGTATCAcccaaaaaggagaaaaaaaaaataaagcagaAAATACAGCAGATAATCGAGAAGCTATGATGAGGAAGCTTTACTAGAAGAGGAATTGCCATAGATGTAAGAACCAAATCCCCAGAATGTTGTGATCAAAGAGAGAATCTTGAAACCGCTCATGGGGTCGTGCAGCAAAATAACAGCGGCAATGCTTGTGAGAGGTACCCTCACTGCATTGAGAACACCAGCCAGTACAGTAGAAGCCAAATAAAGCACAGCAGTGCCTCCCAGTAATCCCAACTGAAAAGTAATTGTACCCCAGACAAGAACCAGGATATATGAAACTTCACCACCTTCAAAATTTTTAGCCTCAGATTTCATCCCTTGAAAATCTTTATTCACAATGACCCCAATGGTGGTAAATACGAAACCGAAGAAAGAAACCATGACCTGCTGCTCCAATACAACATGGAAGGATCTTTTCCCCAACAATTTAATGAAAACTAGCTCTGAAAGAGCAAAGATGAGCCCATGGAGAGCAGATCCCAAGATATCCCATATAAAACCCATAATATACTGATGGTCACTGACATAGTCATATCTGTCAGAATCTGAATCCAATGCAATTATGGTTATAGCAACTGTAATAATCACAATAGCATTTATCATTGAAGCATTCAGTTTGTTTTTCACAATAAAATATCCACACAGAGCAGAAAACACCAGGGATGATGAAGCCAGAAGAGAGGCAGTTGATGCTGGGAGATAAGCATATGCGTATGCATACATCAGGTTGTCAGCAGCGCTTAAGAAACCCAACACAATATAAGAGAGAATGAGTTTTAGGGTCAGAGGAGTTGGAAATGTTTTACAAAAGAAGTAAGTGGGCAATAAAATTAAAGCAGTTAAAGGCCACCCAGCAACTGCCACCCATGAAATAATCCACTTGCTTGTACCCCCATTTGCATAATAAACACGTGAAAGTAGACTTGAGGCAGGAAACGCCACAAGCATTGCTCCAACACTCGAAAGTAGAAGAATCCACTGTGAGATTGGCTTTCTTTTGTGTGCTTCCAAAGCCTGAGTCTTCCAGTTAGACATTTTGTCACGCATTGAAATAGAAGGTCGCGCTGATTCCTTCTCCATTCTTTCATCTGAGTAAGAACAATTGGAAGCAATACTATTGCAGTCAACTGCATTCTCCTTATCATtatcttcagttaaaaaaaacagAACCTTTGTATATCCAAATTGATCAAATGTTACGAAATTAAAATTTTGCACGTAGGCACATGTGCGAGcgagtgcttttttacaggttctgCTTCTGAATTTATATCCCTTTTACTTTCATCATTCAAATCCAACTGGAATTATCTATATAAGGATCATTCATTCATTGACGAGAAATTGAGAATGAATGATGAACAAATCACAGCCTAGAAAATTATGTCAGTTTCTATTTGGATGAGAATttaaaaaatgaatggaattCATTTCAGTATTGAAATGAAATTTGATGAGTGTGGATGAAAATCTGCTTGATAATGAATTTGAAATACTTACTAAGAAGGTGTAAAAGCATTTTGATTTCCTCCTCTTAACAAGTCTAAATCTTTATGTAAGCAAATTTCAACTGAAAAATCAAACTTAAAATCCTTAGATATCAACTTTCGTAATAATATGCAAATGAAACCAGCTGGATGGAAGGATTTTAagcaaaaaaaaatttagatgtgattttagtttaattatttgaatgagaatTGCTATTGAATGAAGGAGCCAGTTATGTGCAGAATTAAATAAACATATTTGAAAAGAATGATAAATTCAAAGATACTTACAAGAAAAGGGCATTCAAAATCCCAAAACATGATGATGCTTTACCCAACAAAATTCCATCCAAAACCCAGTAATCACACTCAAAATTAGCTTAAAAAAACTCCCAAGAAGAAAAAGCAGCTTAAAAGGAAAACCCAGATAGTAAAATGCATAATTAAGGCTAATTCAGTGTAATGAATAAGGAAAAAAGAGAATTAAAAGGAACAAACCAGCCACTAAAAGCACCTCTACCTCGTTCTTGTCCATTATTCCAGAAAATGGGTATTTTGTGAGAGTGGGAAACTTTTTGCTCTTACCCAACTTTAGTTCTTGTCCATTAATCTAGCAATTATCTATCACATGTTTTGATAAAAAAACAAAGTATCtatcatattttttaatataaaaaatatttttaaaaagaaaattgaattcAAGGAATAGCTGAATTTCACCCTATATTAATGGGGAAATTCACTTTagttcatttttcatttttaattcaaattagcttattaattttaatttaaaattaatataattcaaaaattaagtcttaatttttttaatttaaattaaaaaataaaaaaatttaacctaaaaattaagaaattatattttttaattttcaatttaaataaaaaaatttaaatttagactataaattttaatttttaaattaaattatgattaaattaaaaattttaaattaatttaaataaataatgaaaaataagttAAATTCAACTTTGTATATGAAATTGAATATTTTGCCATCAGATTATCAAATTATTCCTGGAGGTCAATTATATGGCAAATAATTTACTCTTGCACGTTGCAATGACGATCCTAAAGCCGAGGTCTGAGCTTGCCAAGATAATCAGTTAATCACAGTCGTCCAATTTTGAGAATGATATTTCACCATTTGATAATCCGTGGGATCAGCTCCGCCATATATAAAATGACGGATATT encodes:
- the LOC110650975 gene encoding eukaryotic translation initiation factor 5A, whose product is MSDEEHHFESKADAGASKTYPQQAGTIRKNGYIVIKNRPCKVVEVSTSKTGKHGHAKCHFVGIDIFTAKKLEDIVPSSHNCDAPHVNRTDYQLIDISEDGFVSLLTESGNTKDDLRLPTDENLLSQIKDGFAEGKDLVVTVMSAMGEEQICALKDIGPKN
- the LOC110650973 gene encoding probable purine permease 5 isoform X2, whose product is MPFSYERMEKESARPSISMRDKMSNWKTQALEAHKRKPISQWILLLSSVGAMLVAFPASSLLSRVYYANGGTSKWIISWVAVAGWPLTALILLPTYFFCKTFPTPLTLKLILSYIVLGFLSAADNLMYAYAYAYLPASTASLLASSSLVFSALCGYFIVKNKLNASMINAIVIITVAITIIALDSDSDRYDYVSDHQYIMGFIWDILGSALHGLIFALSELVFIKLLGKRSFHVVLEQQVMVSFFGFVFTTIGVIVNKDFQGMKSEAKNFEGGEVSYILVLVWGTITFQLGLLGGTAVLYLASTVLAGVLNAVRVPLTSIAAVILLHDPMSGFKILSLITTFWGFGSYIYGNSSSSKASSS
- the LOC110650973 gene encoding probable purine permease 5 isoform X1, producing MDKNEVEVLLVADERMEKESARPSISMRDKMSNWKTQALEAHKRKPISQWILLLSSVGAMLVAFPASSLLSRVYYANGGTSKWIISWVAVAGWPLTALILLPTYFFCKTFPTPLTLKLILSYIVLGFLSAADNLMYAYAYAYLPASTASLLASSSLVFSALCGYFIVKNKLNASMINAIVIITVAITIIALDSDSDRYDYVSDHQYIMGFIWDILGSALHGLIFALSELVFIKLLGKRSFHVVLEQQVMVSFFGFVFTTIGVIVNKDFQGMKSEAKNFEGGEVSYILVLVWGTITFQLGLLGGTAVLYLASTVLAGVLNAVRVPLTSIAAVILLHDPMSGFKILSLITTFWGFGSYIYGNSSSSKASSS
- the LOC110650973 gene encoding probable purine permease 5 isoform X3, coding for MEKESARPSISMRDKMSNWKTQALEAHKRKPISQWILLLSSVGAMLVAFPASSLLSRVYYANGGTSKWIISWVAVAGWPLTALILLPTYFFCKTFPTPLTLKLILSYIVLGFLSAADNLMYAYAYAYLPASTASLLASSSLVFSALCGYFIVKNKLNASMINAIVIITVAITIIALDSDSDRYDYVSDHQYIMGFIWDILGSALHGLIFALSELVFIKLLGKRSFHVVLEQQVMVSFFGFVFTTIGVIVNKDFQGMKSEAKNFEGGEVSYILVLVWGTITFQLGLLGGTAVLYLASTVLAGVLNAVRVPLTSIAAVILLHDPMSGFKILSLITTFWGFGSYIYGNSSSSKASSS